In Capsicum annuum cultivar UCD-10X-F1 chromosome 11, UCD10Xv1.1, whole genome shotgun sequence, one genomic interval encodes:
- the LOC124888724 gene encoding uncharacterized protein LOC124888724, translating into MSFSFTAKQFTLLVFLCLIVIQESHGCSTTSSKCILQKEVASVRLLNRKASGSHWGAFGKRYYKHAEKINEKFADWELRGVPAGPDPLHHNGATPKKPRTP; encoded by the exons ATGTCTTTTTCGTTCACTGCCAAACAGTTCACTCTCTTGGTCTTTCTATGCTTAATAGTTATTCAAGAATCTCATG gaTGCTCTACCACCAGCTCAAAATGCATTTTACAAAAGGAAGTTGCTTCTGTGAGACTTCTAAACAGAAAG GCTTCAGGAAGCCATTGGGGTGCATTTGGAAAGAGATACTACAAACATGCAGAGAAGATTAATGAGAAGTTTGCTGATTGGGAGCTAAGAGGAGTTCCAGCTGGTCCTGATCCATTGCATCACAATGGTGCTACTCCTAAGAAACCAAGGACTCCATGA